The following are encoded together in the Pedobacter steynii genome:
- a CDS encoding OmpA family protein, producing MNYSTLKKGLAVSFVALMGATTLASAQDAPATSSSAKVFGGRGQYRSWSIGVNGGVLSPFVAIGGSNDFTNFDVNLGYGLSLRKQLGHAFGLEGNIFRGKVSGTNKDAVGGAVNGIKEFETEMQYAVDLRGVVNVATVDFLRRENSVNFFVTAGYGLVAYNPKVNGVDQKGKWGEDGDKDFVKEAYIPVGAGVKFKVSDRVSFNLGYTMHFVDGDNFDGVYAKATSKDKFSYGYAGLEFSLGSKSKPNLDWVNPLALMYDELKDPSLRQEVEALKTRVSNVEQSVEALKKDSDGDGVADQFDKCPGTPAGTAVDGSGCPLPKVETVVAPNTGNVTGFETIQFEFNSSVLKTESYPTLDKLSSVLRENGGKVTVNGYASSEGTAAYNVKLSKDRANSVKTYLVNSGVNASQVVTKGHGEANPIASNDTEEGRIQNRRVESARN from the coding sequence ATGAATTATTCTACTTTAAAAAAGGGTCTTGCAGTCTCTTTCGTAGCATTAATGGGAGCAACGACTCTTGCTAGTGCACAAGATGCTCCAGCGACTTCATCTTCAGCCAAGGTATTTGGTGGAAGAGGACAGTACAGATCTTGGTCAATCGGTGTTAACGGTGGTGTTTTATCTCCATTTGTTGCAATCGGTGGATCAAACGATTTTACTAATTTCGACGTAAACTTAGGTTACGGACTTTCATTGAGAAAACAATTAGGTCATGCATTCGGTTTAGAAGGTAACATTTTCCGCGGAAAAGTTTCTGGAACTAACAAAGATGCTGTTGGTGGTGCTGTTAATGGAATCAAAGAATTTGAAACTGAAATGCAGTATGCAGTAGATTTAAGAGGTGTTGTTAACGTAGCAACTGTTGACTTCTTACGTCGCGAAAACTCTGTAAACTTCTTCGTAACTGCTGGTTACGGTTTAGTAGCTTACAATCCTAAAGTTAACGGTGTTGACCAAAAAGGTAAATGGGGTGAAGATGGAGATAAAGACTTCGTAAAAGAAGCTTATATCCCAGTTGGAGCTGGTGTTAAATTTAAAGTTTCTGACCGTGTGTCATTTAATTTAGGTTACACTATGCACTTCGTAGATGGAGATAATTTTGATGGAGTATATGCTAAAGCAACTTCTAAAGATAAATTCTCTTACGGATACGCAGGTCTAGAATTCTCTCTAGGTTCTAAATCTAAACCAAACTTGGATTGGGTTAATCCACTAGCTTTAATGTATGATGAATTGAAAGATCCTTCATTACGTCAGGAAGTTGAAGCTTTGAAAACTCGCGTATCTAACGTTGAACAATCTGTTGAAGCTTTGAAAAAAGATTCTGATGGTGACGGTGTTGCTGATCAATTCGATAAATGTCCAGGTACTCCAGCAGGAACTGCAGTTGATGGTTCAGGATGTCCTCTACCTAAAGTAGAGACAGTTGTTGCTCCAAACACAGGTAACGTAACTGGCTTCGAAACTATTCAATTTGAATTCAACAGTTCAGTTTTAAAAACTGAGTCTTACCCTACTTTAGATAAATTGTCTTCAGTATTGCGTGAAAACGGTGGTAAAGTAACTGTAAACGGTTACGCTTCAAGCGAAGGTACTGCTGCATACAATGTGAAATTATCTAAAGACAGAGCTAACTCTGTTAAAACTTACTTAGTTAACTCTGGGGTTAACGCTAGTCAAGTTGTAACTAAAGGTCATGGTGAAGCTAATCCAATCGCTTCAAACGATACTGAAGAAGGTCGTATCCAAAACCGTCGCGTTGAATCTGCTAGAAACTAA
- a CDS encoding RidA family protein, with the protein MKQIFNTNNAPAPIGPYSQAVKANGFLFLSGQVAINPQTGELTQSSIAEETHQVMRNIKAVLLEASYNFNDVVKTTIFLTDMDLFAEVNEVYGSYFESSSNFPARETVAVKGLPKGVNVEISIIACKG; encoded by the coding sequence ATGAAGCAGATATTCAACACCAACAATGCTCCGGCACCAATTGGTCCTTACAGTCAGGCTGTAAAAGCAAATGGTTTCTTATTCCTATCAGGTCAGGTTGCTATCAATCCACAAACTGGAGAACTTACCCAGTCTTCCATTGCTGAGGAAACCCATCAGGTAATGAGAAATATCAAAGCAGTATTATTAGAGGCTTCTTATAACTTTAACGATGTGGTAAAGACGACCATCTTTCTGACGGATATGGATTTGTTTGCAGAAGTAAATGAGGTTTATGGTTCTTATTTTGAAAGCAGCAGTAACTTTCCTGCACGTGAAACCGTTGCAGTTAAAGGATTACCTAAGGGCGTGAATGTTGAAATCTCTATCATAGCTTGTAAGGGCTAA
- the recG gene encoding ATP-dependent DNA helicase RecG: MFAATLDTTIEYLKGVGPKRAELLQKELRIYTYDDLLNYFPFRYIDRTRFYKINELDTDLPYVQILGRITGKEQIGEKHKKRIVARLTDETGSIELVWFQSLKWVDENVSRGKVYIVFGKPTAFNGSFSISHPELESYPRPATITGNLRLQPVYNSTEKLKKFFLDSKGIQKLQTLVIEQLLPEVKESMPAYILDKYQMVTKKEALLSIHFPRDVKALKGAERRLKFEELFFIQLQLLHNKQIREWKFKGHQFNAVGEAVNTFYKEILPFELTGAQKRVIKEIRMDTQRGIQMNRLVQGDVGSGKTVVALMSMLLAIDNGYQACMMAPTEILARQHYESIASLLDGRLAKVAILTGSTTKKQRTKLHEELEAGEIDILVGTHALIEDKVVFKYLALVVIDEQHRFGVEQRAKLWRKNVVPPHILVMTATPIPRTLAMTLYGDLDVSVIDELPVGRKPIETRHLYEGQRLRMFGFMKEEIAKGRQVYVVYPLIKESEKLDLLHLEAGVEQMSYQFPRPDYQISIVHGKMSNADKQFEMQRFIEGKSQIMVATTVIEVGVNVPNASVMIIENAERFGLSQLHQLRGRVGRGAEQSYCILMSGNKLSVDGRLRLDTMVKTNNGFEISEIDLQLRGPGDITGTQQSGVLELKLADLATDQLILQEARNTVINILEGDPKLELPENSLLKTYLNKRSRGIAFDKIS, from the coding sequence TTGTTTGCTGCTACTTTAGATACCACCATCGAATATCTTAAAGGTGTAGGGCCTAAGCGCGCTGAACTTTTACAAAAAGAGCTGCGCATATATACCTATGATGACCTGCTCAATTATTTTCCTTTTCGCTATATTGACAGAACAAGGTTCTATAAAATTAATGAGCTCGATACCGATCTTCCTTATGTCCAGATTCTTGGACGGATAACAGGAAAGGAACAGATTGGGGAAAAACATAAAAAAAGAATTGTTGCCCGTCTTACTGATGAGACAGGATCTATCGAGCTGGTTTGGTTTCAAAGCTTAAAATGGGTTGACGAAAATGTTTCTCGTGGTAAAGTCTATATTGTTTTTGGTAAGCCTACAGCCTTTAATGGCTCCTTCAGTATCTCCCATCCGGAACTGGAAAGTTATCCAAGACCGGCCACGATCACTGGGAATTTAAGGTTGCAACCGGTATATAATTCTACCGAAAAGCTAAAGAAATTTTTTCTTGATAGTAAAGGAATTCAGAAGTTGCAAACACTTGTGATCGAGCAATTACTACCGGAAGTCAAAGAAAGTATGCCTGCTTATATCCTGGATAAATACCAAATGGTAACTAAAAAGGAAGCTCTTTTAAGTATTCATTTCCCCCGAGATGTAAAGGCGCTGAAGGGAGCGGAAAGAAGATTGAAATTTGAAGAGTTATTCTTTATACAACTGCAGCTACTACATAATAAACAAATCAGAGAATGGAAGTTCAAAGGACACCAATTTAATGCTGTTGGGGAGGCTGTAAATACCTTTTATAAAGAGATACTTCCTTTTGAATTAACTGGTGCTCAAAAACGTGTGATCAAGGAAATCCGCATGGATACCCAGAGGGGGATTCAAATGAACCGGCTGGTGCAGGGAGATGTAGGTAGCGGAAAAACGGTTGTTGCCTTGATGAGTATGTTACTTGCCATTGATAATGGTTATCAGGCTTGTATGATGGCGCCGACGGAGATCCTGGCCAGACAGCATTATGAATCTATAGCCTCGCTATTAGACGGACGACTCGCAAAAGTTGCAATTCTAACAGGCAGTACGACAAAAAAACAAAGAACGAAGCTTCATGAAGAGCTAGAGGCCGGAGAAATAGATATTCTGGTTGGTACTCATGCGCTCATTGAAGATAAAGTGGTATTCAAATATCTGGCCTTGGTTGTTATCGATGAACAACACCGCTTTGGAGTGGAGCAACGGGCCAAACTATGGCGTAAAAATGTCGTTCCTCCACATATTCTGGTGATGACTGCGACTCCAATTCCTCGTACTTTGGCGATGACCTTATATGGCGACCTGGATGTATCTGTGATCGACGAATTGCCAGTCGGAAGAAAGCCAATTGAGACTCGTCACTTATATGAAGGACAAAGATTACGGATGTTTGGGTTTATGAAGGAGGAAATTGCGAAGGGACGTCAGGTGTATGTGGTGTATCCTTTGATTAAAGAAAGTGAGAAGCTGGATCTTTTACATCTGGAAGCGGGAGTGGAGCAAATGAGTTATCAGTTTCCAAGACCAGACTACCAGATCAGCATTGTGCACGGGAAAATGAGCAATGCTGATAAGCAATTTGAAATGCAGCGTTTCATTGAAGGGAAGAGTCAGATCATGGTGGCGACAACCGTGATTGAGGTTGGCGTTAATGTTCCAAACGCTTCTGTTATGATCATTGAAAATGCAGAACGCTTCGGGTTGTCCCAGCTGCATCAGTTAAGGGGACGCGTAGGACGGGGAGCGGAGCAGTCTTATTGTATTTTGATGTCAGGAAACAAACTTAGTGTAGATGGTCGCCTTAGACTGGATACTATGGTGAAAACAAATAATGGTTTTGAAATTTCCGAAATAGACTTGCAGCTTCGCGGCCCGGGAGACATTACAGGTACTCAGCAAAGCGGAGTATTGGAATTGAAGTTAGCTGATCTGGCTACAGATCAGCTAATTCTGCAGGAAGCCAGAAATACCGTTATCAATATTCTGGAGGGAGATCCAAAACTGGAGCTCCCGGAAAATAGTTTGTTGAAAACATACCTCAACAAGAGAAGCCGAGGTATTGCTTTCGA
- a CDS encoding glycosyl transferase — protein MKIAGFTFIRNAVINDYSIVEAINSILPICDEFIVAVGKSEDETRKLIEEIDSPKIKIIDTVWDDNLREGGRVFALETDKAFQAISSNIDWAFYIQGDECVHEKDLEVIYQEMKENLNDQRIEGLLFNYHHFYGSYDYIAESRRWYRREIRVIKRKLNVQSYRDAQGFRIDGRKIKVKLIDAYINHYGWVKPPIGLVRKKQNFDTFYDENATTEVIPETASFDYGNADRLIHFTGTHPAVMTNRIKAVNWKFSFDPTKARQKLSFRRRILEKIYLLTGFRLMEYKNYKIVK, from the coding sequence ATGAAAATTGCAGGTTTTACATTTATCAGAAATGCAGTGATAAATGATTATTCGATTGTAGAAGCCATCAATTCAATCCTTCCCATTTGTGATGAGTTTATTGTCGCTGTCGGCAAATCTGAGGATGAAACCCGAAAACTCATAGAAGAAATCGATTCCCCGAAAATAAAAATCATCGACACGGTCTGGGACGATAATTTAAGGGAGGGTGGGCGCGTTTTTGCACTTGAGACTGACAAAGCATTCCAGGCCATATCCAGCAACATAGATTGGGCTTTTTATATACAGGGTGACGAATGTGTTCATGAAAAAGATCTTGAGGTCATCTATCAGGAAATGAAAGAAAATCTAAATGACCAGAGGATAGAGGGGCTTTTATTTAATTACCATCATTTTTATGGATCTTACGATTACATTGCAGAGTCCAGAAGATGGTATAGACGTGAAATCAGAGTCATCAAAAGGAAGCTCAATGTGCAGTCTTATCGCGATGCTCAGGGATTTCGTATTGATGGAAGGAAAATAAAGGTTAAATTAATTGATGCGTATATTAACCATTATGGTTGGGTCAAACCTCCGATAGGACTTGTCCGCAAAAAACAAAATTTCGACACGTTTTATGATGAAAATGCAACAACGGAAGTCATTCCAGAGACAGCTTCCTTTGATTATGGAAATGCCGATCGCCTGATTCACTTTACGGGAACTCATCCTGCTGTAATGACTAACCGCATTAAAGCAGTCAACTGGAAATTCAGCTTTGATCCAACAAAGGCTCGTCAGAAATTGAGCTTTCGGAGAAGAATCCTGGAAAAAATATACCTTCTTACAGGGTTTAGATTAATGGAATACAAA
- a CDS encoding DUF6728 family protein has protein sequence MYLFRKKDPNRPSNINLKIMHVINAIAITMFIAGILWKLIDLICLE, from the coding sequence ATGTATCTATTCAGAAAAAAAGACCCTAATAGGCCCAGTAATATCAATTTGAAAATCATGCATGTGATTAATGCAATCGCAATTACAATGTTTATCGCAGGTATACTTTGGAAATTAATAGACTTGATTTGTCTGGAATAG
- a CDS encoding glycosyltransferase family 32 protein: MAIPKIIHQTFKSSKLPWLTRWHISRFRKKNSEYQYEFYDDHRIEKFLSEEFNEKILKAYQRLNIGAAKADFFRYAVLLRKGGVYLDIDSSIRGKLDDFIRSDDSAIISSEKNPGLYVQWALVFEAGHPFLKKTLELVCENIEHNSYPHDVHQMTGPSVYTKAIERALEENPDIKHRVLGTDYNGHLKFKYLFSKFSLYNEGEHWKKAQLTKPVLRPE; the protein is encoded by the coding sequence ATGGCAATACCAAAGATTATACATCAGACATTTAAATCATCCAAATTGCCCTGGCTGACGCGTTGGCATATATCAAGGTTTAGAAAAAAAAATTCAGAATATCAATATGAATTTTATGATGATCATCGGATAGAGAAATTCCTGTCCGAGGAATTTAACGAAAAAATTCTAAAAGCTTATCAACGTCTGAACATAGGCGCTGCAAAAGCCGACTTTTTCAGATATGCAGTTCTATTAAGAAAAGGTGGTGTTTATCTTGATATTGATAGTTCAATCAGAGGAAAGCTGGACGATTTTATCCGGTCTGATGATTCTGCAATTATCTCATCGGAAAAAAACCCGGGCTTATATGTGCAATGGGCATTAGTATTTGAGGCTGGTCATCCTTTCCTCAAAAAAACTCTTGAGCTCGTTTGTGAAAATATTGAACACAATTCCTATCCGCATGATGTTCATCAAATGACAGGCCCATCTGTTTACACAAAAGCGATTGAACGTGCACTGGAAGAAAATCCTGATATTAAGCATAGGGTATTAGGTACAGATTATAATGGCCATCTGAAGTTTAAATATCTTTTCAGTAAATTTTCCCTATACAATGAGGGGGAGCACTGGAAAAAAGCGCAACTTACAAAACCGGTTCTTCGCCCTGAATAA
- a CDS encoding EamA family transporter produces MRYFFAGVLSFAIWGFFSIPLRNLKAFPSQEILYYRIFTSMVFLWVAILVFRKKQIRKDLDYLAGLKRKEKQTIGFQLVASTVLLTSNWYTYIYAVNNVSLQSAAFAYMVCPLITAFGGFILLKEHLSRLKLISLGIALLSIILLATGSFVEVMWSVAIASLYAFYLIIQRKMKHLDKLNVLATQIGMAVLMMLPFYFFEHGNIPDSTWFWGNITVVAVLFTIIPLFLSLYALIGIPSSTLGIIIYTNPIIAFTVAILYFNEQVDSNKLLAYLLLLTSVIVFNWSILKDILTFKKKNI; encoded by the coding sequence TTGAGGTACTTCTTTGCGGGAGTTTTATCATTTGCTATCTGGGGATTTTTCTCTATTCCATTGAGAAATCTTAAAGCCTTTCCTTCTCAGGAAATACTTTATTACAGGATATTTACGTCTATGGTCTTCCTATGGGTTGCAATTCTGGTTTTCAGAAAAAAGCAAATTAGAAAAGACCTGGATTATCTTGCCGGGCTGAAAAGAAAAGAGAAACAGACCATAGGCTTTCAACTTGTTGCTTCTACTGTTTTATTAACCTCGAATTGGTACACCTATATTTATGCAGTGAATAATGTCAGTCTCCAGTCTGCAGCTTTTGCTTATATGGTTTGTCCGTTAATTACCGCATTTGGAGGTTTTATCCTACTTAAAGAGCATCTTTCCAGATTAAAGCTAATCTCTCTGGGGATCGCTTTGCTCAGTATTATTTTACTGGCCACGGGTTCCTTTGTGGAAGTGATGTGGTCTGTAGCGATTGCTTCATTGTATGCATTTTATCTGATTATACAGCGTAAGATGAAGCACCTTGATAAGCTGAATGTGCTGGCCACTCAGATTGGTATGGCAGTTCTGATGATGTTGCCTTTCTACTTTTTTGAGCATGGAAATATTCCTGACAGCACCTGGTTTTGGGGTAACATCACTGTTGTGGCGGTATTATTCACCATTATTCCTCTTTTTTTAAGTTTATATGCCTTGATTGGTATTCCTTCCTCAACTCTTGGAATCATCATTTATACTAATCCGATTATTGCTTTTACAGTAGCTATTCTATATTTTAATGAGCAGGTGGATTCAAATAAACTACTTGCCTATCTATTGTTGCTAACATCTGTAATCGTATTTAATTGGAGCATACTAAAAGATATACTTACCTTTAAGAAAAAAAATATTTAA